A section of the Sulfurovum riftiae genome encodes:
- a CDS encoding BadF/BadG/BcrA/BcrD ATPase family protein — protein MNQILKKTYALGIDIGSTTVKYVLCDTNFNIIAKAYTAHDTRQAETLLRLLEELSQTHKDAYNHINKVYITGSGASRIAPTINARFVQEVNAVVLAVEYYHPDVNAVVELGGQDAKIIHFKEGEDGKKTISTSMNDKCASGTGATIEKCTMKVGMSQEEIQKLTFQTDKLHHVAAKCGVFAETDIVNLVKTSVPSNEIMNSLADAIVMQNLTVLTRGSTLMPKVLLLGGPNTYLPFLQECWRMRITELWDERGVPYDKSNIHELIIVPDNAQYYAAFGAVVFGEGEANHNQSFTGILKLKTLVDSGSIQNSSNNDTPLVKDLIELEAFKKSYSIPPFEPIELSEPTECYLGIDGGSTSSKAVLVDKDGQLLLKVYQLSKGNPIQDTIELLEKIKSYDKNNFYDIIGLGTTGYAADVLEGALKADTNIIETIAHMKSAQAVFGESIDIICDIGGQDIKVLFMENGMMKNFRLSNQCSAGNGTLLQSMAKQFGVKVEEYADVAFSATKAPRFNYGCAVFLDTDRVNFQKEGYSKEELFAGIAKVLPKNVWQYVVQAPNLAAFGKHFVLQGGTQYNLAALKAQIDYIKELVPDARVDVHPYPGEAGAFGAAIEARDVIQQRGHSTFIGINEALKLTYTTRTDESTRCHFCPMECSRTFIDSQTPHSGTVRYIAGFACESGTVESHDALKLLQKERRTLQQTTPNLVKKESKALFASSYIPDTKPTSEMMISTQKVKVTFGGWGPTLRKKVTRPFQRSNEKDKKHRQTVRIAIPKVLNIYSIAPFLRAFLEALDIPPAHIHFSGFSNEDMYLEGAKYGSVDSCFPAKVAQAHVYSLIFGKKFSKISLDYIWFPSIISLPGFLQNTLGQTSCPIVAGTPRVVYSAFVKEQDLFHNRGVEYIDDSLSFNKQKLLKKELFNTWSDKLRITKDESDWAVEEGWKALKENDKAIMQEGKAILENAVKANEVVILLLGRPYHSDPGINHEVLDEFQTLGFKTLSMRSIPRDRDYLESYFAKDLKDRHIENIFDIRDVWPENYSTNSAQKVWAAKFAARHPNIAVVDLSSFKCGHDAPTYAIIDKILGASRTPHLTLHDIDANKPGGSIKIRVKTFAYTLEQYQKELTTQREKKGAYYEFMQ, from the coding sequence ATGAATCAAATATTAAAAAAAACATACGCATTAGGTATCGACATCGGTTCCACCACAGTAAAATATGTACTATGTGACACTAACTTCAACATTATTGCCAAAGCGTATACAGCACATGATACCAGACAGGCCGAAACCCTGCTTCGATTGCTTGAAGAGCTCTCCCAAACACATAAAGATGCCTACAACCATATAAACAAGGTATATATCACAGGTTCAGGGGCAAGTCGTATAGCCCCGACCATCAATGCCCGTTTTGTTCAAGAGGTCAATGCTGTAGTACTTGCTGTGGAATATTATCATCCTGATGTCAATGCTGTTGTAGAACTTGGAGGGCAGGATGCAAAGATCATTCACTTCAAAGAGGGAGAAGATGGTAAAAAAACCATCTCAACCTCTATGAATGACAAATGTGCATCAGGTACAGGAGCCACCATAGAAAAGTGTACCATGAAAGTTGGTATGAGCCAGGAGGAGATACAAAAACTTACTTTTCAAACAGATAAACTCCATCATGTAGCCGCCAAATGCGGTGTATTTGCAGAAACAGATATTGTAAATCTTGTCAAAACTTCTGTGCCCTCCAATGAGATCATGAACTCTTTGGCAGATGCAATCGTTATGCAAAACTTGACTGTATTGACCCGAGGCAGTACACTTATGCCCAAAGTACTTCTTCTTGGAGGACCCAATACATATTTACCTTTTTTGCAGGAATGTTGGCGTATGCGTATTACCGAACTTTGGGATGAACGAGGAGTTCCCTATGACAAATCGAACATTCATGAACTCATCATCGTACCTGACAATGCTCAATATTATGCAGCTTTTGGTGCTGTTGTGTTTGGAGAAGGAGAAGCGAACCACAATCAATCATTCACCGGAATACTTAAGCTTAAAACCCTGGTGGATTCCGGTAGCATACAAAACAGTTCAAACAACGATACACCTCTGGTTAAAGACCTTATAGAATTGGAAGCTTTTAAAAAATCGTATTCAATCCCTCCTTTTGAGCCCATAGAACTTTCTGAGCCAACAGAGTGCTACCTTGGCATTGATGGAGGTTCAACCTCATCGAAGGCTGTTCTGGTCGATAAAGACGGACAATTACTTCTAAAAGTCTATCAACTATCCAAGGGAAACCCTATTCAGGATACGATAGAGCTGCTTGAAAAAATAAAATCATACGATAAAAATAATTTTTATGACATTATTGGCTTAGGCACTACAGGATATGCAGCAGATGTCCTAGAAGGGGCTCTAAAAGCTGATACAAATATTATAGAGACGATCGCACATATGAAAAGTGCCCAAGCAGTATTTGGAGAAAGTATAGATATTATTTGTGACATCGGAGGGCAGGATATTAAAGTGTTATTCATGGAGAATGGGATGATGAAAAACTTCAGACTCTCCAACCAATGTTCTGCCGGAAATGGCACGCTGCTTCAAAGTATGGCAAAGCAATTTGGTGTGAAAGTAGAAGAGTATGCCGATGTGGCATTCTCTGCCACAAAAGCACCAAGGTTCAACTACGGTTGTGCTGTTTTCCTTGATACAGACCGGGTCAACTTCCAAAAAGAGGGCTATAGCAAAGAGGAGCTTTTTGCAGGTATAGCCAAAGTACTTCCAAAAAATGTCTGGCAATATGTAGTACAGGCCCCAAATTTGGCAGCTTTCGGTAAGCATTTTGTATTACAGGGAGGCACACAGTATAATCTAGCAGCACTCAAAGCACAGATAGATTACATTAAAGAGCTCGTACCTGATGCCAGAGTCGATGTGCACCCTTACCCCGGTGAGGCAGGAGCATTTGGTGCAGCAATAGAGGCAAGAGATGTCATTCAACAAAGAGGCCATAGTACTTTTATCGGCATTAATGAAGCCCTTAAACTCACCTATACAACACGGACTGATGAAAGCACAAGATGTCACTTTTGCCCTATGGAGTGTTCCCGTACCTTCATAGATTCACAAACACCCCATTCAGGAACTGTCCGTTACATTGCAGGTTTTGCATGTGAAAGCGGAACAGTAGAATCACATGATGCATTAAAACTTCTGCAAAAAGAGAGACGCACTCTACAACAGACCACACCGAATCTTGTAAAAAAAGAGTCTAAGGCACTTTTTGCTTCAAGTTACATACCCGATACAAAACCAACTTCTGAAATGATGATATCTACCCAAAAAGTCAAAGTCACATTTGGAGGATGGGGACCAACTCTACGTAAAAAAGTTACACGTCCTTTCCAAAGAAGCAACGAGAAAGACAAAAAACATCGCCAAACTGTGCGTATTGCTATTCCCAAAGTACTGAACATCTATAGTATCGCACCGTTTCTAAGGGCCTTTCTTGAGGCACTTGATATTCCTCCTGCACATATACATTTTTCAGGATTTTCAAATGAAGATATGTACCTGGAAGGTGCAAAATATGGTTCTGTCGACTCTTGCTTTCCCGCAAAAGTAGCACAAGCCCATGTTTACTCTTTGATATTCGGGAAAAAATTCTCTAAAATATCTTTGGATTATATTTGGTTTCCTTCTATCATATCCCTTCCAGGTTTTCTGCAAAACACATTAGGACAGACATCCTGTCCTATTGTCGCAGGTACTCCAAGAGTTGTCTACTCTGCTTTTGTGAAAGAGCAGGACCTCTTCCATAACAGAGGTGTGGAGTATATCGATGACTCACTCTCTTTCAACAAACAGAAATTATTGAAAAAAGAACTTTTCAATACCTGGTCAGACAAACTGAGAATAACAAAAGATGAGAGTGACTGGGCCGTTGAAGAGGGCTGGAAGGCCCTCAAAGAGAATGATAAAGCCATCATGCAAGAGGGCAAAGCAATTTTGGAAAATGCCGTTAAAGCAAATGAGGTTGTTATTTTACTGCTGGGGCGGCCCTATCATTCTGACCCAGGTATAAACCATGAAGTGCTTGATGAATTTCAAACGCTTGGATTCAAAACGTTATCGATGCGTAGCATCCCCAGAGACAGAGACTATCTTGAAAGCTATTTTGCCAAAGATCTGAAAGATCGACATATTGAAAACATATTCGATATTCGTGATGTCTGGCCTGAAAACTATTCCACCAATTCAGCACAAAAAGTCTGGGCTGCCAAATTTGCAGCCAGACACCCCAATATAGCAGTAGTGGATCTAAGCAGTTTCAAATGTGGCCATGATGCCCCTACCTATGCCATTATTGACAAAATCCTGGGTGCCAGCCGTACACCACATTTAACCCTACACGATATCGATGCAAATAAACCTGGTGGCTCTATAAAAATACGGGTAAAAACATTTGCCTATACTTTAGAGCAATATCAAAAAGAATTAACTACCCAGAGAGAAAAGAAAGGAGCTTATTATGAGTTCATGCAGTAA
- the lgt gene encoding prolipoprotein diacylglyceryl transferase has product MKATLLEHFIWNADPVLLHLGPLQLRWYGLLFVGSFFLGLWFMQWIFKREGKDPAVLDTLLIYLIVGAVVGSRLMHCFAYEPDFYLSHPLEILKIWKGGLASHGGLLGSIIAVYLFSKRYHFNLIWLLSRTAIAGTITAGFVRLGNFFNSEILGLPSDKPWAIIFERVDMIPRHPVQLYEAFSYFALFFLMLAIYKRIKPDFATRILPGIFLTFMFTVRFLLEYTKTRQADYTWDLPFTTGQFLSLPFILIGIIWIVWAVGNKEKTT; this is encoded by the coding sequence ATGAAGGCAACACTATTGGAACATTTTATCTGGAATGCCGACCCTGTTTTATTACACTTAGGTCCTTTACAACTGCGCTGGTACGGCCTTCTGTTTGTCGGTTCCTTTTTTCTGGGACTATGGTTCATGCAATGGATATTCAAACGTGAAGGAAAAGATCCTGCTGTACTTGATACGCTATTGATCTATCTTATTGTGGGGGCCGTAGTTGGTTCCAGATTAATGCATTGTTTTGCATATGAGCCAGATTTTTATCTTTCTCATCCTTTGGAGATATTGAAAATATGGAAAGGGGGATTGGCATCGCATGGAGGGCTGCTGGGTTCCATTATTGCGGTCTATCTTTTTTCCAAACGTTATCATTTTAATCTTATATGGCTTCTCTCCAGGACTGCAATTGCCGGGACCATTACTGCTGGATTCGTACGTTTAGGTAATTTCTTCAATTCTGAGATCCTGGGGCTTCCATCTGACAAACCATGGGCGATCATTTTTGAACGGGTCGATATGATCCCTAGACATCCTGTACAACTCTATGAAGCATTTTCTTATTTTGCACTCTTTTTTCTGATGCTTGCTATTTACAAACGTATCAAACCTGATTTTGCCACCAGGATTCTTCCCGGTATTTTCTTGACCTTTATGTTCACGGTACGTTTTTTACTTGAATATACCAAAACCAGGCAGGCAGACTATACCTGGGACCTGCCTTTTACCACAGGACAGTTTTTAAGTTTGCCTTTTATTTTGATTGGTATTATATGGATTGTCTGGGCAGTTGGAAATAAAGAAAAAACCACGTAG
- the trpA gene encoding tryptophan synthase subunit alpha, which produces MKKLVAYITTGFPSLDFTVDVALALAEAGVDTLELGMPFSDPVADGPVIEAANLKALQNGFRLQHLFEASAKIAPHIDTLWMGYFNPFYHRGMDNFIAEANKAGVSGFIIPDLPFEEAQPYKPAIEAAGLSLIDFIAPTDTKERIEQIVTDAKKFIYLVAYAGITGAGKSEDLQSIITNIKEFTQTPVYVGFGVDQNTAREKAEGVDGVIVGSAFVKVLLDESLSDTQKITKIAEIAKEIKEKINS; this is translated from the coding sequence TTGAAAAAATTAGTTGCTTATATCACCACAGGTTTCCCCTCTTTGGATTTCACCGTCGATGTCGCACTGGCTCTCGCCGAAGCTGGTGTTGATACCCTTGAGCTTGGTATGCCTTTTTCCGATCCTGTCGCAGACGGTCCCGTCATTGAAGCCGCCAACCTCAAAGCACTTCAGAACGGTTTCAGACTGCAGCATCTTTTTGAAGCTTCTGCCAAGATCGCACCACACATAGATACACTCTGGATGGGATATTTCAACCCTTTTTACCACAGAGGCATGGATAATTTCATTGCCGAAGCGAACAAAGCAGGCGTAAGCGGGTTCATCATCCCCGACCTGCCTTTTGAAGAGGCTCAGCCCTACAAACCGGCCATTGAAGCAGCCGGCCTGAGCCTGATCGATTTCATTGCGCCTACCGATACGAAAGAGCGTATCGAACAGATCGTCACCGATGCGAAGAAATTCATCTATCTGGTCGCCTATGCAGGTATTACCGGAGCGGGCAAGAGTGAAGACCTCCAGTCGATCATCACAAACATCAAGGAATTTACCCAAACGCCTGTCTATGTCGGTTTCGGAGTGGATCAGAATACCGCCAGAGAAAAAGCCGAAGGGGTTGACGGTGTCATTGTCGGTTCTGCCTTTGTCAAGGTACTGCTTGATGAGAGTTTGAGTGATACACAGAAGATCACGAAGATCGCCGAGATCGCCAAAGAGATCAAAGAGAAGATCAACAGCTAA
- the panB gene encoding 3-methyl-2-oxobutanoate hydroxymethyltransferase, with protein sequence MSIHTPKIEKKVTLATIAKMKGVEPITMVTAYDALFAQLFDGEVEMILVGDSLNMSFLGKEDTLSATMDQMIYHTQAVGNGAKKACIVFDMPFGSYTTADIALENAVRVYRETEAQAVKIEGGREKADIIRLLSENGIAVVAHIGLMPQHVRSEGGYKVRGKDEEDIKRLLEDALELQAAGAAMILVEGMKAEAAKAVTEAVDVPTIGIGAGNATDGQVLVWSDMFGFFEAFRPKFVKQYCNGAEEVREGLDKYIEEVKSRAFPDDAHTY encoded by the coding sequence ATGAGTATACATACCCCTAAAATAGAGAAGAAGGTCACCTTGGCGACCATCGCCAAAATGAAAGGTGTCGAGCCTATTACGATGGTGACGGCGTATGATGCGCTCTTTGCCCAGCTTTTCGATGGCGAAGTGGAGATGATCCTGGTAGGAGACAGTCTCAATATGAGTTTTCTGGGCAAGGAAGATACCCTCTCCGCAACGATGGATCAGATGATCTACCATACACAGGCAGTCGGTAACGGCGCGAAGAAAGCGTGTATCGTTTTTGACATGCCATTCGGCTCCTATACCACTGCAGATATCGCTCTTGAGAATGCGGTCAGGGTCTATCGTGAAACCGAGGCTCAGGCGGTGAAAATAGAAGGCGGAAGAGAAAAGGCAGATATTATACGTCTCCTCTCGGAGAACGGCATAGCCGTTGTGGCCCATATCGGCCTGATGCCGCAACATGTGCGAAGCGAAGGCGGTTACAAAGTACGCGGAAAAGATGAGGAAGATATCAAGAGACTGCTTGAAGATGCGTTGGAGCTCCAGGCTGCCGGAGCAGCTATGATACTTGTAGAAGGGATGAAGGCAGAGGCTGCCAAAGCCGTGACAGAGGCAGTTGACGTCCCGACCATCGGTATAGGCGCAGGCAATGCCACGGACGGACAAGTCCTTGTCTGGTCCGATATGTTCGGTTTCTTCGAAGCCTTCAGGCCGAAATTTGTCAAGCAGTACTGCAATGGTGCCGAAGAGGTACGTGAGGGACTCGATAAATATATCGAAGAGGTCAAATCCCGTGCATTTCCGGATGATGCACACACTTATTGA
- the ruvB gene encoding Holliday junction branch migration DNA helicase RuvB, producing the protein MERMVEIERFDDEASYEVTLRPSSWDEYIGQEKIKKNLKVFIEASKRREEALDHILFFGPPGLGKTTLANIIAAEMHTNIKTTAAPMIEKAGDLAALLTNIEEGDILFIDEIHRMSPAIEEILYPAMEDFRLDIIIGSGPAAQTVKIDLPRFTLIGATTRAGMLSNPLRERFGMHFRMQFYTSEELAQIVLQASHKLEKPSQKEASHEIARRSRGTPRIALRLLKRVRDFSEVANESEVTLERAKYALDELGVNNLGFDEQDIQLLELLVSAKNKPMGLSTIGAALSEDEGTIEDVLEPYLIANGYIERTARGRIATPKCYEHFKLGGIDQGLFDDQ; encoded by the coding sequence ATGGAACGCATGGTAGAGATAGAACGTTTCGATGATGAAGCCTCGTATGAGGTAACACTTCGTCCAAGCTCCTGGGATGAGTACATCGGACAGGAGAAGATCAAAAAGAATCTAAAGGTCTTTATTGAGGCAAGCAAGAGAAGAGAAGAGGCACTGGACCATATTCTCTTCTTCGGACCTCCCGGGCTAGGGAAAACGACCCTGGCGAATATCATCGCTGCAGAGATGCATACCAACATCAAGACCACTGCCGCACCCATGATCGAAAAGGCGGGAGACCTCGCCGCGCTTCTGACCAATATCGAAGAGGGAGACATCCTCTTCATAGACGAGATCCACCGTATGAGCCCGGCTATCGAAGAGATACTCTACCCGGCCATGGAAGATTTCCGTCTCGATATCATTATAGGGAGCGGCCCGGCGGCACAGACCGTGAAGATAGATCTGCCGCGTTTTACGCTTATCGGAGCGACCACACGTGCGGGGATGCTCTCCAATCCGCTGCGTGAACGTTTCGGTATGCATTTCAGAATGCAGTTCTATACATCGGAAGAACTGGCACAGATCGTCCTCCAGGCGTCGCATAAACTTGAAAAACCATCGCAAAAAGAGGCATCGCATGAGATTGCCAGGCGAAGCAGGGGTACACCGCGTATCGCACTGCGTCTTCTGAAGCGTGTAAGGGATTTCTCCGAAGTGGCAAACGAAAGTGAAGTGACACTGGAAAGGGCCAAATATGCCCTGGATGAACTCGGTGTGAACAACCTTGGTTTTGACGAACAGGATATCCAACTGCTTGAACTGCTTGTTTCGGCCAAGAACAAACCGATGGGGCTCAGTACCATCGGTGCGGCACTGAGTGAAGACGAGGGGACCATCGAAGATGTGCTTGAACCTTATCTCATTGCCAACGGCTACATAGAGAGAACGGCCAGAGGGCGTATCGCCACGCCGAAATGCTACGAACATTTCAAACTTGGCGGGATCGACCAAGGACTTTTTGATGATCAGTAA
- a CDS encoding AI-2E family transporter codes for MISNKSLMITALFVFTVIGAYSIYQPFLLPLTVAILLTMATYNLTKKMIKFFKSRKISAAIATVLLILIIFAPIVYMATTGVGYMSELNVEKIKHVTVVFKTFGEEIPIVKEWIPTALSDEKIAEYIQEATSYLTTAGSVGLGFVKNMILVLVFYFLINYYGERFFDLIRALMPISKMKSAKMIHEVSSTMEVVFYSIIVTAIFEGFLFGIMVSYFGYNGLLFGVIYGFASLIPIIGGAVVWIPVSLYAWTTIDANAAIFIASYSVVVISIIADTFIKPVIIKVIKEDLLKSNIEVNEIVIFFSILAGMSTYGFWGMILGPAITSFLIAITKIYIDYNSKEQLLAKQ; via the coding sequence ATGATCAGTAACAAAAGCCTGATGATCACGGCACTTTTCGTCTTCACCGTGATCGGTGCCTACAGTATCTACCAGCCTTTCCTGCTGCCGTTGACCGTGGCCATACTGTTGACCATGGCGACCTACAACCTGACAAAAAAGATGATCAAGTTCTTCAAGTCAAGAAAGATCTCCGCTGCCATAGCAACAGTATTGCTGATACTCATCATCTTTGCGCCGATCGTCTATATGGCGACAACGGGTGTCGGGTATATGTCCGAACTGAATGTGGAGAAGATCAAGCATGTCACGGTAGTGTTCAAAACATTCGGTGAGGAGATCCCTATAGTCAAGGAGTGGATCCCCACAGCACTGAGTGACGAAAAGATCGCGGAGTATATACAGGAGGCTACCTCCTATCTGACAACGGCGGGCTCTGTAGGCCTGGGCTTTGTCAAGAATATGATCCTTGTCCTGGTCTTCTATTTTCTCATCAATTATTACGGAGAGCGTTTCTTTGATCTGATACGTGCCCTGATGCCGATCAGCAAGATGAAGAGTGCCAAGATGATACATGAGGTATCGTCCACTATGGAGGTGGTCTTCTACTCTATTATCGTCACAGCGATCTTCGAAGGTTTTCTCTTTGGTATCATGGTAAGTTACTTTGGTTATAACGGACTTCTGTTCGGAGTGATCTACGGTTTTGCCTCACTCATACCGATCATTGGAGGGGCAGTCGTCTGGATACCGGTCTCTCTGTATGCCTGGACCACCATCGATGCCAATGCAGCAATCTTCATCGCTTCCTATTCTGTCGTAGTCATCTCCATCATTGCCGATACGTTCATCAAGCCGGTCATCATCAAGGTGATCAAAGAAGACCTGCTTAAAAGCAATATTGAGGTCAACGAGATCGTGATCTTCTTCTCGATCCTGGCAGGAATGAGTACCTACGGTTTCTGGGGAATGATCCTGGGACCGGCGATCACCTCATTCCTCATTGCCATTACCAAAATATATATCGATTACAACTCAAAAGAGCAGCTACTTGCCAAACAGTAG
- a CDS encoding response regulator transcription factor gives MIKILIIEDDPELALILTNYLTKYDMEVIGAEDPYIGLSLLTQHDFDLIILDLTLPGMDGLEVIPKIREITNIPIIISSARDDITDKVIGMERGADDYMPKPYDPRELVTRIKTILRRTHSTDEKKEKKEEIFVADPQAHTITFKGHLLDLTAAEYDVLGMLIQHKNGSVSREQLLYESEHIDDDSSIKNIDVIISRIRQKIAKIDPDHIYIKPIRGVGYLLTDRV, from the coding sequence ATCATAAAGATACTTATCATAGAAGATGATCCGGAGTTGGCACTCATCTTGACAAACTACCTTACCAAATACGATATGGAGGTCATTGGGGCGGAAGACCCTTATATCGGGCTCTCTCTGCTGACGCAGCATGATTTTGACCTGATCATTCTTGACCTTACCCTTCCCGGAATGGACGGGCTGGAAGTGATACCGAAGATCAGGGAGATCACCAATATCCCCATCATCATCTCTTCGGCGCGTGACGACATTACCGACAAGGTCATCGGTATGGAGCGTGGAGCCGATGACTATATGCCAAAACCGTATGATCCCAGAGAACTGGTCACGCGTATCAAGACCATTTTGAGACGGACCCACAGTACAGACGAGAAGAAGGAGAAGAAAGAGGAGATCTTTGTGGCTGATCCTCAGGCGCATACCATCACCTTCAAAGGACATCTTCTCGACCTGACCGCAGCGGAATACGATGTGCTCGGCATGCTGATCCAACACAAGAACGGTTCCGTCTCGCGTGAACAGCTGCTCTATGAGAGTGAACACATTGACGATGACAGTTCCATCAAGAACATCGATGTCATCATCTCACGTATCAGACAGAAGATCGCCAAGATCGATCCAGACCATATCTATATCAAACCTATACGCGGTGTAGGATACCTTCTGACAGACCGTGTATGA
- a CDS encoding ArsS family sensor histidine kinase: MKNISVTAFIHILFSVAIAILLATFLLFLSWDKDRQKIEEFKRYQLISITFLSNLRLNPSQEELEKLYEKLHVKPVSKAEVKLIKDEIKKGGKTIFTGGSSAGRVQVFSINDTHYIYVQRMSYNLMLRDDRPADYKFEIAMTTGVFLILLLLLLYLAVLKKLYPLKKLHKEIQRFAQGDMNTCITYEHDDEIGKIAKSFDDAIRHINELSASKNLFMRNMMHELKTPITKGRIVAEMLDDESTKKILVRAFERMNELISELAEIERVTTQSFEPNMEYVTLEEVLQKSQEMLMAEKSCVKIEIENKALTTDIKFMALAIKNLLDNGIKYGKDKCVTLRTNDSFIEVVSEGDALEHPLNYYTEPFSQAEKRSSGFGLGLYIVHSILQKHGYKLGYRYEEGKNIFMIEPDMRRRFG, encoded by the coding sequence ATGAAAAATATCTCCGTAACCGCGTTCATCCACATTCTCTTCTCCGTAGCGATCGCCATTCTGCTCGCTACATTCCTGCTCTTTCTCTCCTGGGATAAAGACCGCCAGAAGATCGAGGAATTCAAGCGTTACCAGCTTATCTCCATCACCTTTCTTTCCAACCTGAGACTCAACCCTTCACAGGAAGAGCTTGAAAAACTGTATGAAAAACTGCATGTCAAACCGGTAAGCAAAGCAGAGGTAAAGTTGATCAAGGATGAGATTAAAAAAGGCGGGAAAACGATCTTCACAGGTGGATCAAGTGCCGGGAGGGTACAGGTTTTCAGTATCAATGATACCCACTATATCTATGTACAGCGTATGTCGTACAATCTGATGTTGCGGGATGACAGGCCTGCAGATTACAAGTTCGAGATCGCCATGACAACAGGGGTCTTCCTTATTCTTCTGCTTCTGCTGCTCTATCTTGCCGTCCTGAAAAAGCTTTATCCGCTCAAAAAGCTGCATAAAGAGATACAGCGTTTTGCGCAGGGAGATATGAATACATGCATTACCTACGAACATGATGACGAGATCGGAAAGATCGCCAAGAGTTTCGATGACGCCATCCGGCATATCAACGAGTTGAGTGCTTCGAAGAACCTCTTCATGCGCAACATGATGCATGAGCTCAAGACCCCCATTACCAAGGGGCGTATCGTAGCAGAGATGCTCGATGATGAGAGTACCAAGAAGATCCTGGTACGAGCCTTCGAACGTATGAACGAACTTATTTCCGAACTGGCAGAAATTGAGAGGGTCACCACCCAGAGTTTTGAGCCCAATATGGAGTATGTGACACTCGAAGAGGTACTACAGAAGAGTCAGGAGATGCTGATGGCCGAAAAGAGCTGTGTCAAGATCGAGATCGAGAACAAAGCATTGACGACAGATATCAAGTTCATGGCACTGGCCATCAAGAACCTTCTGGACAACGGTATCAAGTACGGCAAAGACAAATGTGTGACACTCCGTACAAACGACAGTTTCATTGAAGTGGTCTCAGAGGGGGATGCGCTCGAGCATCCTCTGAACTACTATACGGAGCCGTTCTCACAGGCGGAGAAACGAAGCAGCGGCTTCGGGCTGGGCCTGTACATTGTGCACAGCATTCTGCAGAAGCATGGGTACAAACTGGGGTATCGCTATGAAGAGGGGAAGAACATCTTCATGATCGAACCGGACATGCGCCGCAGGTTCGGATAG